From the genome of Armatimonadota bacterium:
GCCAAAACCCTCCCGATGGAGCGATGATCGACTACTGGCTTCCGAACGACGTCGAAAAGGTGACGATCGAAATCCTATCTTCGGACGGATCGATCGTGCGTACGTTCGCGAGCGACGACCCTCTCGTCGAGGTCGATCCCGACAGCCTAACGGTCATGCCCGGCTGGCTGCGCCCGCAGGTGAACCCGTCGGCAGCACGCGGCTCGCACCGTTTCGTTTGGAACCTGCGCGCAGAGGCGGTGGTAGACCCGAACGCACGGCGCAGGCGCGGCCCACCGATCTCCGCGATCTGGGGCGACACGCCTCTCGGCCCGCTCGGCGCGTGGGTCTCGCCCGGGACGTACACCGTGCGGCTAACCGCCGGAATCCGCGTGATGACGCAGACCCTGGAGGTCAGACCCGACCCACGGTATTAGGCCCCGAACCAGTGGCTGATCAGCCGCCTTTGGCCCAGATGAGATGCGGGAAGAACCACTGAATTGCGATATGCGATTTCAGTCAAGACCATGTTCCTATGACCAGCGTGCACGGAACGGTCTTCTCATGGTCCATCGACTAATGCTCACACTGTGCCAGAATGTCGCGTGCTAAGTTGGCTTCGCGTTCTTGAGCCAAATCGAGCACACCATATGGACACAATTCCACGCACTCAAGGGTTACATGTCATTCCTCGCTGGGCGATTATTGCGGGCGTCGTCTTGGCATTTACCGCCGTCCTTTCCTGCGCTCAGCCTACAGTCGACTACCAAAACCCCAAGTCTAATTCCTCATCCGAATCCGTATCCAAATCCGAAGACAGTATGAGTATCACCAGGATCAACCGATTCTCAGCGAACGCCGGTACGGGCGAAGAGCTTTATGAGCTGATCAACTCCTTTATGCCACTCATCCGAGGCTCAGATGGATGCATCGACGCCCAGTTGCTGCGCGGCGTCGACGACCCGGACAAGATCGTTGTGATCGAGGTCTGGAGAGATCAAGAGGCCCACAAAGCGTCTGCTAAGAATGTTCCGCCTGGAACGTTCGAAAAGGCGATGGAGCTGATGTCGGGCCCTCCAAGTGGCGAATACTATAACTGACCCTCTGCAGTGAACTGCTGGCGAACAGTGCTCAGTACCGCCTTCGGCTAAAACATGCGATTCACTGCCTAATTGAGCCGGAATCTGTGGCAAGCGCACGGGTTGCAAGACAGCCCGTGGCACCCTCAAATCATCCTCCCAAATCTCACGAGCAAACCCTGCGGGCCTGACCGTGGCACACAGTGATCGACTAGGGGCCGTCGTTCCGGCAAAACCTTGGATACTTCGGTGGATATTAGACCGTTTGCCCCGATATCAAGCCTGAGTTCTTCAGTCGTTGCGCTTCTATGGTTGCCTTTGCAATAGCGAGCATGTCTTTCAGCAATACACGTCCCTTTGCATTCGACGGTCGATCCGCTTTCGCCTGAACTTTGAAGACTTTCACTTGTTTGGGCGCGGTTACGTTTGCATTCAAATACCAGAGATTCTCGCTCCGCTTTTCAACAGCAAGCCAATCCCCGCCGTTGCTGCGGTTGATGAGAATGCGCCCTTGCCCGGCGTGAACAATCTCGT
Proteins encoded in this window:
- a CDS encoding antibiotic biosynthesis monooxygenase, whose amino-acid sequence is MSITRINRFSANAGTGEELYELINSFMPLIRGSDGCIDAQLLRGVDDPDKIVVIEVWRDQEAHKASAKNVPPGTFEKAMELMSGPPSGEYYN